One segment of Carya illinoinensis cultivar Pawnee chromosome 13, C.illinoinensisPawnee_v1, whole genome shotgun sequence DNA contains the following:
- the LOC122292564 gene encoding methylsterol monooxygenase 2-2, whose amino-acid sequence MASIIESGWLCLTTHFNDFQLACLGSFFLHESVFFLSGLPFIFLERAGWLSKYKIQTKNNSPAAQEKCITRLLLYHFGVNLPVMLVSYPVFKYMGMQTSLPLPPWKIVLTQIIFYFILEDFIFYWGHRVLHTKWLYKHVHSVHHEYATPFGLTSEYAHPAEILFLGFATIFGPAITGPHLITLWLWMVLRVLETVEAHCGYHFPWSLSNFLPLYGGSDFHDYHHRLLYTKSGNYSSTFTYMDWVFGTDKGYRRLKALKNGGVEDCSKQM is encoded by the exons ATGGCTTCGATCATTGAATCTGGGTGGCTG TGTCTGACCACACATTTCAATGACTTTCAACTGGCATGTCTGGGAAGTTTCTTCCTCCATGAAAGTGTTTTTTTCTTGTCGGGACTTCCTTTTATATTTCTTGAGAGGGCAGGTTGGCTGAGCAAATACAAAATTCAG ACAAAAAATAACAGTCCTGCAGCTCAGGAGAAATGTATTACCCGCCTACTGCTCTATCATTTTGGTGTCAATCTTCCGGTTATGCTCGTCTCATATCCCGTCTTCAAATACATGGGCATGCAAACTAGTCTACCATTGCCGCCCTG GAAGATAGTTTTAACACAGATAATATTCTACTTCATCCTTGAGGATTTTATATTCTATTGGGGACACCGGGTTCTGCATACAAAATGGTTGTACAAGCATGTCCACAGTGTCCATCATGA ATATGCCACCCCTTTTGGACTGACTTCAGAATATGCTCACCCAGCTGAGATACTCTTTCTTGGTTTTGCTACCATTTTTGGTCCTGCTATCACTGGACCCCATTTGATAACTTTGTGGTTATGGATGGTACTGAGAGTCTTGGAGACTGTTGAGGCACATTGTGGTTACCATTTTCCATGGAGCCTCTCAAACTTCTTGCCTTTGTATGGGGG ATCTGATTTTCATGACTATCACCACCGTTTGCTTTATACTAAGTCTGGAAACTACTCATCAACTTTTACTTACATGGACTG GGTATTTGGAACTGATAAGGGTTACAGAAGGTTGAAAGCTCTGAAGAATGGCGGAGTCGAGGATTGCAGCAAGCAAATGTAA
- the LOC122292832 gene encoding probable protein phosphatase 2C 24 yields the protein MAEICSGLVSENKASTPCDRGSRAARRRRMEIRRFKFVPSPEMEEGQKRQKVDDCRPSFSRDCGNAVENSASDEEKQLVVVESGRAETKEISVSNQALNLSFATGCSSPSDPVVPEVCNEYTKFGFASVCGRRRDMEDAVAIYPSFCRRDREITTEMHYFGVYDGHGCSHVATNCRERLHELVREGLESEDPSPTEWKSVMERGFRRMDKEVIACSESIFGATKCRCELQSPECDAVGSAAVVAIVTPDKIIVANCGDSRAVLCRNGKPVPLSSDHKPDRPDELCRIEAAGGRVIYWNGPRVLGVLAMSRAIGDNYLKPYVSCEPEVTITDRTAEDECLILASDGLWDVVSNDTACGVATMCLRGKGQAPPCSPHGPEVGRLKTSDDVCSDASTLLTKLALARHSTDNVSVVVVDLRRDT from the exons ATGGCGGAGATCTGCAGCGGACTGGTGAGTGAGAACAAAGCTTCTACTCCGTGCGACCGGGGCTCTCGAGCTGCGCGGCGGAGGAGAATGGAGATAAGAAGGTTCAAGTTTGTGCCCTCACCGGAGATGGAGGAAGGCCAGAAGCGTCAAAAGGTAGACGACTGTAGGCCGTCGTTTTCTCGGGACTGCGGAAACGCTGTGGAGAACTCCGCTTCGGATGAGGAAAAACAACTGGTTGTTGTGGAAAGCGGGAGAGCGGAGACAAAAGAGATCTCAGTTTCGAATCAGGCTTTAAATCTTTCATTTGCGACGGGGTGTTCCTCTCCGTCAGACCCTGTGGTTCCAGAAGTTTGCAATGAGTACACGAAGTTCGGCTTTGCATCTGTTTGCGGAAGGCGTAGAGACATGGAAGACGCAGTGGCAATCTACCCTTCCTTTTGTCGACGGGACCGCGAAATCACCACTGAAATGCATTATTTCGGAGTTTACGACGGCCACGGATGCTCTCAT gtAGCGACGAACTGTAGAGAGAGGTTGCATGAACTGGTGAGGGAAGGGTTGGAAAGCGAGGATCCTTCACCAACGGAGTGGAAGAGCGTGATGGAGCGAGGGTTCAGAAGGATGGACAAGGAGGTGATTGCGTGTAGCGAGAGCATTTTTGGAGCCACCAAGTGCCGTTGCGAGCTTCAGTCCCCCGAGTGCGACGCGGTTGGATCTGCGGCGGTTGTTGCTATCGTAACTCCCGATAAGATCATCGTCGCCAACTGTGGCGACTCCAGAGCCGTGCTTTGCCGTAACGGCAAGCCTGTTCCTCTCTCGTCTGATCACAAG CCGGACCGTCCAGACGAGCTGTGTCGGATCGAGGCCGCGGGTGGTCGAGTCATATACTGGAACGGTCCACGGGTTCTCGGAGTTCTCGCCATGTCAAGAGCTATTG GTGATAACTATTTGAAACCCTACGTGAGCTGCGAGCCGGAGGTGACGATCACGGATCGGACGGCGGAAGACGAATGTCTGATCCTGGCAAGCGACGGGCTGTGGGACGTGGTGTCCAACGACACGGCATGTGGGGTGGCGACTATGTGCCTGCGAGGGAAGGGCCAGGCGCCTCCATGTTCGCCCCATGGGCCTGAAGTGGGCCGGCTCAAGACCTCCGACGATGTGTGCTCGGACGCGTCGACGTTGCTGACGAAGCTGGCCTTGGCTAGGCACAGTACCGACAACGTTAGCGTGGTGGTGGTGGACCTCAGAAGGGACACGTAG
- the LOC122290924 gene encoding uncharacterized protein LOC122290924, whose product MSTALSAKNKTAFAIGALKKPNDDDPLVNAWIRCNDIVFSWFKNSLSKMVASSILYMTTAADVWKDLHERFSQSNRHKVFQLRKALSVHNQENSSVIDYFTELKSLWNELLSFKPIPACGFTSMKTLIDDHEEQYVMQFLIGLNDSYSHIRGQVLLMDLLPSINNVFSLILQEEKQRGLSNGSTQHLSTSTALVSKTSTGNSNLKGSGRRHEQPVRKDKVICNHCGYISDTVDKCYKIHGYPPGWKSNKNKLSVSGAVNQVSADRNT is encoded by the coding sequence ATGTCGACAGCTCTTAGCGCCAAGAACAAAACTGCATTCGCAATAGGAGCCTTAAAAAAGCCGAATGATGATGATCCTTTGGTGAATGCTTGGATTAGGTGCAATGATATTGTATTTTCTTGGTTTAAAAATTCTCTTTCTAAAATGGTAGCTTCCAGTATTTTGTACATGACAACTGCAGCTGATGTATGGAAGGATTTACATGAGAGATTTTCCCAAAGTAATCGACATAAGGTTTTTCAACTTCGAAAAGCTCTCTCTGTGCATAATCAAGAAAATAGTTCTGTTATTGACTATTTTACCGAATTGAAGAGCCTTTGGAATGAATTACTGAGTTTTAAGCCAATACCGGCATGTGGATTTACATCTATGAAGACATTGATAGATGATCATGAGGAACAGTATGTAATGCAATTTCTGATTGGACTAAATGACTCTTACTCACACATAAGGGGTCAGGTCTTGTTAATGGATCTTTTGCCCTCCATTAATAATGTATTCTCATTGATTTTACAAGAAGAAAAGCAAAGAGGTCTCTCTAATGGCAGCACGCAACATTTGAGTACTTCTACTGCTTTAGTCTCCAAAACCAGCACTGGTAATTCCAATTTGAAGGGCAGTGGAAGACGACACGAACAGCCAGTTCGAAAAGACAAGGTGATATGCAATCATTGTGGATATATAAGCGATACTGTTGACAAATGTTATAAGATCCATGGCTACCCGCCAGGTTGGAAATCCAACAAGAACAAATTATCTGTTAGTGGAGCCGTGAATCAAGTAAGTGCTGATCGGAATACTTAA